One segment of Bacillus alkalisoli DNA contains the following:
- the murA gene encoding UDP-N-acetylglucosamine 1-carboxyvinyltransferase has protein sequence MEKIIVRGGNRLTGTVKVEGAKNAVLPVIAATLLASKGKCEILDVPELSDVYTINEVLRYLNAEVSFDNNRITVDATKELNTEAPFEYVRKMRASVLVMGSLLARNGRAKIALPGGCAIGSRPIDQHLKGFEAMGAKVKVGNGYIDAVVDGRLKGAKVYLDFPSVGATENIMMAATLADGTTILENVAKEPEIVDLANFLNSMGAKIRGAGTGTIRIEGVEELNGTRHHIIPDRIEAGTFMVAAAITGGNVLVQGAVYEHLSSLIAKMQEMGVQITEEPTGLRVIGPEKLKSIDIKTMPHPGFPTDMQSQMMSLLLAAEGTSMITETVFENRFMHVEEFRRMNGDIKIEGRSVIISGPSKLQGAEVAATDLRAAAALVLAGLIADGYTRVTELKHLDRGYVNFHEKLAALGADVERINDKVDTAVEMLEQAKEA, from the coding sequence TTGGAAAAAATCATCGTCCGCGGTGGAAACAGATTAACTGGTACTGTAAAAGTAGAAGGCGCAAAAAACGCAGTACTTCCTGTTATTGCCGCAACACTATTAGCTAGTAAAGGTAAATGTGAAATTTTAGATGTACCTGAGCTCTCTGATGTTTATACGATAAATGAAGTTTTACGCTATTTAAATGCTGAAGTTAGCTTTGATAATAATCGTATAACTGTCGATGCAACAAAAGAATTAAATACGGAAGCTCCTTTCGAATATGTACGAAAAATGCGTGCATCAGTGCTTGTAATGGGATCGTTACTTGCTAGAAACGGACGTGCAAAAATTGCTTTACCTGGTGGATGTGCAATCGGTTCAAGACCAATTGATCAACATTTAAAAGGTTTCGAAGCAATGGGTGCGAAGGTAAAAGTAGGAAACGGCTATATCGATGCAGTTGTTGACGGAAGACTTAAGGGAGCGAAAGTATATCTTGATTTCCCAAGTGTTGGAGCAACAGAGAATATCATGATGGCAGCAACGTTAGCAGACGGAACAACGATCTTAGAGAACGTAGCAAAAGAACCAGAAATCGTGGACTTAGCTAACTTCCTTAACTCAATGGGTGCAAAAATCCGTGGAGCAGGAACAGGTACAATCCGCATTGAAGGTGTAGAAGAATTAAACGGTACACGTCACCACATCATTCCAGACCGTATTGAAGCAGGAACATTCATGGTAGCTGCCGCAATTACTGGCGGTAATGTATTAGTTCAAGGTGCTGTATATGAACATTTAAGCTCTCTTATTGCAAAAATGCAAGAAATGGGCGTTCAAATTACGGAAGAGCCAACTGGTTTACGTGTTATCGGACCAGAGAAGTTAAAATCTATTGACATTAAAACAATGCCACATCCAGGATTCCCGACAGATATGCAATCCCAAATGATGTCCTTATTACTGGCAGCTGAAGGCACAAGTATGATCACGGAAACGGTATTTGAAAACCGCTTCATGCACGTGGAAGAATTCCGTCGCATGAATGGCGACATCAAAATCGAAGGCCGTTCTGTTATTATTTCTGGACCATCGAAGCTACAAGGTGCAGAAGTGGCAGCAACTGATTTACGTGCAGCAGCAGCATTAGTTTTAGCTGGTTTAATTGCTGATGGTTATACTCGTGTAACAGAACTGAAACACTTAGACCGCGGCTACGTAAACTTCCATGAGAAGTTAGCTGCTTTAGGTGCAGACGTAGAGCGTATTAATGATAAAGTTGATACAGCAGTTGAAATGTTAGAGCAAGCAAAAGAAGCGTAA